A genomic segment from Nicotiana tabacum cultivar K326 chromosome 9, ASM71507v2, whole genome shotgun sequence encodes:
- the LOC107777411 gene encoding uncharacterized protein LOC107777411, with protein sequence MEEVDRSLLTREFKLQLLKYHLQRAQQRMTDQANKHRSNKQYQQGDWVYVKVQPYRQVSMVGYHFSKLSARYYGPYQILQKVGTIAYKLSLSPQLLLHPTFHVSQLKLCHSLPDIINHPYVVELSSPYFPQPQKILDRRMVQKGNKAITQVLVQWDKLPLDQATWEDYQAMRIRFPSFLP encoded by the coding sequence ATGGAAGAGGTAGATAGAAGTTTACTCACTAGAGAATTCAAGTTGCAGTTGTTGAAGTACCATTTGCAAAGAGCACAACAAAGAATGACTGACCAGGCTAATAAGCACAGGTCTAATAAACAGTATCAACAAGGGGATTGGGTGTATGTAAAAGTCCAACCTTACAGACAAGTCTCTATGGTTGGCTATCATTTTTCTAAGTTGTCTGCTAGGTACTATGGACCATATCAAATCCTTCAGAAAGTGGGAACTATTGCTTACAAGTTATCTCTTTCTCCTCAGTTGCTGTTACACCCCACCTTTCATGTTTCCCAGCTGAAGTTATGCCATAGCTTACCTGATATAATCAACCATCCTTATGTAGTTGAGCTTTCTAGCCCCTACTTTCCTCAACCTCAGAAGATCTTGGATAGGCGCATGGTGCAGAAAGGGAATAAGGCAATCACTCAAGTGTTGGTGCAATGGGACAAGCTTCCACTTGACCAGGCCACATGGGAAGACTATCAAGCTATGAGAATTCGTTTCCCTAGTTTTCTTCCTTGA